From the genome of Miscanthus floridulus cultivar M001 chromosome 10, ASM1932011v1, whole genome shotgun sequence, one region includes:
- the LOC136486043 gene encoding fatty acid desaturase DES3-like isoform X2: protein MQTQTQTPPPQKQQQPPPSSQMTMRRPADQVEEAAAKATEDMKSRVDGFDAGKPPPFRIGDVRAAVPEHCWRKSPWRSLWYVARDVAVVAALGAAAAGMDSWAVWPVYWAAQGTMFWALFVLGHDCGHGSFSDSATLNSVVGHLLHSFILVPYHGWRISHRTHHQNHGHIHRDESWHPITEGLYRQLEPRTKKLRFTVPFPLLAFPVYLLYRSPGKTGSHFLPSSELFSPKEKGDVMVSTTCWCIMIASLLAMACAFGPAQVLKMYGLPYLVFVMWLDLVTYLHHHGHQERLPWYRGEEWSYLRGGLTTVDRDYGWINNIHHDIGTHVIHHLFPQIPHYRLVEATKAAKPVLGRYYREPQKSGPLPLHLLGVLLRSLRVNHFVSDHGDVVYYQTDHDLNTTSHGAWAAQNHHKQK, encoded by the exons ATGCAGACGCAGACCCAAACGCCGCCGCCGCAAAAGCAACAGCAGCCGCCCCCTTCTTCACAGATGACGATGAGGCGGCCGGCGGATCAGGTTGAGGAGGCGGCGGCCAAGGCGACGGAGGACATGAAGAGCCGGGTGGACGGCTTCGACGCCGGGAAGCCGCCGCCGTTCCGCATCGGCGACGTGCGCGCGGCGGTGCCGGAGCACTGCTGGCGCAAGAGCCCCTGGCGGTCGCTGTGGTACGTGGCGCGCgacgtggcggtggtggcggcgctgggcgcggcggcggcgggcatggATAGCTGGGCGGTGTGGCCGGTGTACTGGGCGGCGCAGGGGACCATGTTCTGGGCGCTCTTCGTCCTGGGACACGACTG TGGTCACGGGAGTTTCTCGGACAGCGCGACACTCAACAGCGTGGTGGGGCATCTCCTACACTCCTTCATCCTCGTCCCCTACCATGGATG GAGGATCAGCCACAGAACACACCATCAGAACCACGGCCACATCCACAGGGACGAGTCATGGCACCCG ATCACGGAGGGGCTGTACCGGCAACTGGAGCCACGCACAAAGAAGCTAAGATTCACAGTCCCCTTCCCATTGCTCGCATTCCCCGTCTACCTC TTGTACAGGAGCCCTGGAAAGACGGGCTCCCACTTTCTTCCCAGCAGTGAGCTGTTCAGCCCCAAGGAGAAGGGAGACGTCATGGTCTCAACCACCTGCTGGTGCATCATGATCGCCTCCCTCCTCGCCATGGCGTGCGCATTCGGCCCAGCCCAGGTGCTCAAGATGTACGGCCTCCCATACCTT GTGTTTGTGATGTGGCTTGACTTGGTGACGTACCTGCACCACCATGGCCACCAGGAGCGCCTTCCCTGGTACCGCGGCGAGGAGTGGAGCTACCTGCGCGGTGGCCTGACAACGGTGGACAGGGACTACGGCTGGATCAACAACATCCACCACGACATCGGCACCCATGTCATTCATCACCTCTTCCCGCAGATCCCGCACTACCGTCTCGTTGAAGCT ACTAAGGCAGCGAAGCCAGTACTGGGGCGATACTACCGGGAGCCGCAGAAGTCAGGGCCGCTGCCACTGCACCTCCTTGGCGTGCTCCTCAGGAGCCTCAGAGTCAACCACTTCGTCAGCGACCATGGGGATGTTGTCTACTACCAAACTGACCATGACCTGAACACTACTTCTCACGGCGCCTGGGCTGCCCAAAACCATCATAAGCAAAAATGA
- the LOC136486043 gene encoding fatty acid desaturase DES3-like isoform X1 produces the protein MQTQTQTPPPQKQQQPPPSSQMTMRRPADQVEEAAAKATEDMKSRVDGFDAGKPPPFRIGDVRAAVPEHCWRKSPWRSLWYVARDVAVVAALGAAAAGMDSWAVWPVYWAAQGTMFWALFVLGHDCGHGSFSDSATLNSVVGHLLHSFILVPYHGWRISHRTHHQNHGHIHRDESWHPITEGLYRQLEPRTKKLRFTVPFPLLAFPVYLLVVLGWMQLYRSPGKTGSHFLPSSELFSPKEKGDVMVSTTCWCIMIASLLAMACAFGPAQVLKMYGLPYLVFVMWLDLVTYLHHHGHQERLPWYRGEEWSYLRGGLTTVDRDYGWINNIHHDIGTHVIHHLFPQIPHYRLVEATKAAKPVLGRYYREPQKSGPLPLHLLGVLLRSLRVNHFVSDHGDVVYYQTDHDLNTTSHGAWAAQNHHKQK, from the exons ATGCAGACGCAGACCCAAACGCCGCCGCCGCAAAAGCAACAGCAGCCGCCCCCTTCTTCACAGATGACGATGAGGCGGCCGGCGGATCAGGTTGAGGAGGCGGCGGCCAAGGCGACGGAGGACATGAAGAGCCGGGTGGACGGCTTCGACGCCGGGAAGCCGCCGCCGTTCCGCATCGGCGACGTGCGCGCGGCGGTGCCGGAGCACTGCTGGCGCAAGAGCCCCTGGCGGTCGCTGTGGTACGTGGCGCGCgacgtggcggtggtggcggcgctgggcgcggcggcggcgggcatggATAGCTGGGCGGTGTGGCCGGTGTACTGGGCGGCGCAGGGGACCATGTTCTGGGCGCTCTTCGTCCTGGGACACGACTG TGGTCACGGGAGTTTCTCGGACAGCGCGACACTCAACAGCGTGGTGGGGCATCTCCTACACTCCTTCATCCTCGTCCCCTACCATGGATG GAGGATCAGCCACAGAACACACCATCAGAACCACGGCCACATCCACAGGGACGAGTCATGGCACCCG ATCACGGAGGGGCTGTACCGGCAACTGGAGCCACGCACAAAGAAGCTAAGATTCACAGTCCCCTTCCCATTGCTCGCATTCCCCGTCTACCTC TTGGTTGTGCTTGGATGGATGCAGTTGTACAGGAGCCCTGGAAAGACGGGCTCCCACTTTCTTCCCAGCAGTGAGCTGTTCAGCCCCAAGGAGAAGGGAGACGTCATGGTCTCAACCACCTGCTGGTGCATCATGATCGCCTCCCTCCTCGCCATGGCGTGCGCATTCGGCCCAGCCCAGGTGCTCAAGATGTACGGCCTCCCATACCTT GTGTTTGTGATGTGGCTTGACTTGGTGACGTACCTGCACCACCATGGCCACCAGGAGCGCCTTCCCTGGTACCGCGGCGAGGAGTGGAGCTACCTGCGCGGTGGCCTGACAACGGTGGACAGGGACTACGGCTGGATCAACAACATCCACCACGACATCGGCACCCATGTCATTCATCACCTCTTCCCGCAGATCCCGCACTACCGTCTCGTTGAAGCT ACTAAGGCAGCGAAGCCAGTACTGGGGCGATACTACCGGGAGCCGCAGAAGTCAGGGCCGCTGCCACTGCACCTCCTTGGCGTGCTCCTCAGGAGCCTCAGAGTCAACCACTTCGTCAGCGACCATGGGGATGTTGTCTACTACCAAACTGACCATGACCTGAACACTACTTCTCACGGCGCCTGGGCTGCCCAAAACCATCATAAGCAAAAATGA
- the LOC136486043 gene encoding fatty acid desaturase DES3-like isoform X4, producing the protein MQTQTQTPPPQKQQQPPPSSQMTMRRPADQVEEAAAKATEDMKSRVDGFDAGKPPPFRIGDVRAAVPEHCWRKSPWRSLWYVARDVAVVAALGAAAAGMDSWAVWPVYWAAQGTMFWALFVLGHDCGHGSFSDSATLNSVVGHLLHSFILVPYHGCNIMQITEGLYRQLEPRTKKLRFTVPFPLLAFPVYLLYRSPGKTGSHFLPSSELFSPKEKGDVMVSTTCWCIMIASLLAMACAFGPAQVLKMYGLPYLVFVMWLDLVTYLHHHGHQERLPWYRGEEWSYLRGGLTTVDRDYGWINNIHHDIGTHVIHHLFPQIPHYRLVEATKAAKPVLGRYYREPQKSGPLPLHLLGVLLRSLRVNHFVSDHGDVVYYQTDHDLNTTSHGAWAAQNHHKQK; encoded by the exons ATGCAGACGCAGACCCAAACGCCGCCGCCGCAAAAGCAACAGCAGCCGCCCCCTTCTTCACAGATGACGATGAGGCGGCCGGCGGATCAGGTTGAGGAGGCGGCGGCCAAGGCGACGGAGGACATGAAGAGCCGGGTGGACGGCTTCGACGCCGGGAAGCCGCCGCCGTTCCGCATCGGCGACGTGCGCGCGGCGGTGCCGGAGCACTGCTGGCGCAAGAGCCCCTGGCGGTCGCTGTGGTACGTGGCGCGCgacgtggcggtggtggcggcgctgggcgcggcggcggcgggcatggATAGCTGGGCGGTGTGGCCGGTGTACTGGGCGGCGCAGGGGACCATGTTCTGGGCGCTCTTCGTCCTGGGACACGACTG TGGTCACGGGAGTTTCTCGGACAGCGCGACACTCAACAGCGTGGTGGGGCATCTCCTACACTCCTTCATCCTCGTCCCCTACCATGGATG CAATATAATGCAGATCACGGAGGGGCTGTACCGGCAACTGGAGCCACGCACAAAGAAGCTAAGATTCACAGTCCCCTTCCCATTGCTCGCATTCCCCGTCTACCTC TTGTACAGGAGCCCTGGAAAGACGGGCTCCCACTTTCTTCCCAGCAGTGAGCTGTTCAGCCCCAAGGAGAAGGGAGACGTCATGGTCTCAACCACCTGCTGGTGCATCATGATCGCCTCCCTCCTCGCCATGGCGTGCGCATTCGGCCCAGCCCAGGTGCTCAAGATGTACGGCCTCCCATACCTT GTGTTTGTGATGTGGCTTGACTTGGTGACGTACCTGCACCACCATGGCCACCAGGAGCGCCTTCCCTGGTACCGCGGCGAGGAGTGGAGCTACCTGCGCGGTGGCCTGACAACGGTGGACAGGGACTACGGCTGGATCAACAACATCCACCACGACATCGGCACCCATGTCATTCATCACCTCTTCCCGCAGATCCCGCACTACCGTCTCGTTGAAGCT ACTAAGGCAGCGAAGCCAGTACTGGGGCGATACTACCGGGAGCCGCAGAAGTCAGGGCCGCTGCCACTGCACCTCCTTGGCGTGCTCCTCAGGAGCCTCAGAGTCAACCACTTCGTCAGCGACCATGGGGATGTTGTCTACTACCAAACTGACCATGACCTGAACACTACTTCTCACGGCGCCTGGGCTGCCCAAAACCATCATAAGCAAAAATGA
- the LOC136486043 gene encoding fatty acid desaturase DES3-like isoform X3, which yields MQTQTQTPPPQKQQQPPPSSQMTMRRPADQVEEAAAKATEDMKSRVDGFDAGKPPPFRIGDVRAAVPEHCWRKSPWRSLWYVARDVAVVAALGAAAAGMDSWAVWPVYWAAQGTMFWALFVLGHDCGHGSFSDSATLNSVVGHLLHSFILVPYHGCNIMQITEGLYRQLEPRTKKLRFTVPFPLLAFPVYLLVVLGWMQLYRSPGKTGSHFLPSSELFSPKEKGDVMVSTTCWCIMIASLLAMACAFGPAQVLKMYGLPYLVFVMWLDLVTYLHHHGHQERLPWYRGEEWSYLRGGLTTVDRDYGWINNIHHDIGTHVIHHLFPQIPHYRLVEATKAAKPVLGRYYREPQKSGPLPLHLLGVLLRSLRVNHFVSDHGDVVYYQTDHDLNTTSHGAWAAQNHHKQK from the exons ATGCAGACGCAGACCCAAACGCCGCCGCCGCAAAAGCAACAGCAGCCGCCCCCTTCTTCACAGATGACGATGAGGCGGCCGGCGGATCAGGTTGAGGAGGCGGCGGCCAAGGCGACGGAGGACATGAAGAGCCGGGTGGACGGCTTCGACGCCGGGAAGCCGCCGCCGTTCCGCATCGGCGACGTGCGCGCGGCGGTGCCGGAGCACTGCTGGCGCAAGAGCCCCTGGCGGTCGCTGTGGTACGTGGCGCGCgacgtggcggtggtggcggcgctgggcgcggcggcggcgggcatggATAGCTGGGCGGTGTGGCCGGTGTACTGGGCGGCGCAGGGGACCATGTTCTGGGCGCTCTTCGTCCTGGGACACGACTG TGGTCACGGGAGTTTCTCGGACAGCGCGACACTCAACAGCGTGGTGGGGCATCTCCTACACTCCTTCATCCTCGTCCCCTACCATGGATG CAATATAATGCAGATCACGGAGGGGCTGTACCGGCAACTGGAGCCACGCACAAAGAAGCTAAGATTCACAGTCCCCTTCCCATTGCTCGCATTCCCCGTCTACCTC TTGGTTGTGCTTGGATGGATGCAGTTGTACAGGAGCCCTGGAAAGACGGGCTCCCACTTTCTTCCCAGCAGTGAGCTGTTCAGCCCCAAGGAGAAGGGAGACGTCATGGTCTCAACCACCTGCTGGTGCATCATGATCGCCTCCCTCCTCGCCATGGCGTGCGCATTCGGCCCAGCCCAGGTGCTCAAGATGTACGGCCTCCCATACCTT GTGTTTGTGATGTGGCTTGACTTGGTGACGTACCTGCACCACCATGGCCACCAGGAGCGCCTTCCCTGGTACCGCGGCGAGGAGTGGAGCTACCTGCGCGGTGGCCTGACAACGGTGGACAGGGACTACGGCTGGATCAACAACATCCACCACGACATCGGCACCCATGTCATTCATCACCTCTTCCCGCAGATCCCGCACTACCGTCTCGTTGAAGCT ACTAAGGCAGCGAAGCCAGTACTGGGGCGATACTACCGGGAGCCGCAGAAGTCAGGGCCGCTGCCACTGCACCTCCTTGGCGTGCTCCTCAGGAGCCTCAGAGTCAACCACTTCGTCAGCGACCATGGGGATGTTGTCTACTACCAAACTGACCATGACCTGAACACTACTTCTCACGGCGCCTGGGCTGCCCAAAACCATCATAAGCAAAAATGA
- the LOC136487470 gene encoding uncharacterized protein, translating to MDTLHPHKDKIRSTRPKSHHEGKHDTTKDIYYTIIDTSIDKCKTTKKSIYSDDFGKVSSKNPEETFEQHDSVIKGKRRFSLISKPQENYEKEKEKEATLQEKSTEVKNNHEMERTTSAVKDRSRSIDITTIDTSIDGWKATKKLTYRGGLLTKNPWWPLNKRMPMRRRRRRK from the exons ATGGATACCCTACACCCTCACAAAGATAAGATAAGGAGCACAAGACCCAAAAGTCATCATGAAGGCAAGCATGATACAACTAAGGATATTTATTACACCATCATCGACACCAGTATTGATAAATGCAAGACCACCAAAAAATCAATCTATAGCGATGACTTCGGGAAGGTCTCTAGCAAAAATCCTGAGGAGACCTTTGAACAACATGATTCAGTCATAAAGGGAAAGCGAAGGTTTAGTCTCATCTCCAAGCCGCAAGAAAactatgagaaggagaaggagaaagaagcCACCTTACAG GAAAAGAGCACAGAAGTCAAGAATAATCATGAAATGGAGCGTACGACAAGTGCAGTCAAGGACAGGTCCCGAAGCATTGATATCACTACCATTGACACTAGTATTGATGGATGGAAAGCCACCAAAAAACTCACCTATAGGGGAGGGTTGCTGACAAAAAATCCATGGTGGCCTCTAAACAAGAGGATGCCtatgaggaggaggagaaggagaaagtGA
- the LOC136487344 gene encoding uncharacterized protein produces the protein MDASPDSKMEMEMVPDYKMKIAPDSEEVAADDVAPDSEEVAADDVGPDSEEVDADSVDLLLSVEGLDSIDPLQSIEALDSVIVQDSIEMVPDSMESAMLSSEMEEVADSMAADSEVVAPESEEVVAPESEEIVAPESEEIVALDSLPPGAFICRRCQTT, from the exons ATGGATGCCTCGCCGGACTccaagatggagatggagatggtacCGGACTACAAGATGAAGATCGCGCCGGACTCGGAGGAGGTCGCCGCGGACGACGTCGCGCCGGACTCGGAGGAGGTCGCCGCGGACGACGTCGGGCCGGACTCGGAGGAGGTCGACGCGGACTCCGTCGACCTGCTGCTGTCCGTGGAGGGGCTGGACTCCATCGACCCGCTGCAGTCCATCGAGGCACTGGACTCCGTCATCGTGCAGGACTCCATCGAGATGGTGCCGGACTCCATGGAGTCGGCTATGCTGTCCTCGGAGATGGAGGAGGTCGCGGACTCCATGGCCGCGGACTCGGAGGTCGTCGCGCCGGAGTCGGAGGAGGTCGTCGCGCCGGAGTCCGAGGAGATCGTCGCGCCGGAGTCCGAGGAGATCGTGGCGCTGGATTCTTTGCCGCCGGGCGCTTTTATTTGCCGCCGCTGTCAA ACTACTTGA